One stretch of Nitratiruptor tergarcus DSM 16512 DNA includes these proteins:
- the clpA gene encoding ATP-dependent Clp protease ATP-binding subunit ClpA, translating into MISNQLNTIFKEAVRFAKRHRHEYLTVEHVFLALLNSREGEAILKEAGADVITLKKKLIQHLENTLKPLPENVVREPFETVALSRVIENMIRHIQSAEKKEATVGDLLAALFDEEHSYSVYLLKEQGISKLDILEIISHHPEISEPKKETKKDEDSYLAKFTLDLIEEAKEGKIDPVIGREKEIERVMQILCRRKKNNPLLVGEPGVGKTAIAEGLALKIAEDSVPDILQGSKLYSLDMGALLAGTKYRGDFEKRLKGVVEELKAIPKAILFIDEIHTIVGAGATQGGSMDASNMLKPALASGAIRCIGATTYSEFRNFLEKDRALSRRFAKVDVKEPDLETTFKILKGLKDKYEKHHKVKYHINALRSAVELSDKYINDRQLPDKAIDLIDEVGASFHLRKKRRSVVTVNDIEDTIAKMVGLPPQRVTSDDLEILKNLEERLKTRVLGQEEAVDSVAMAIKRSRAGLNPPNKPIGSFLFVGPTGVGKTELAKELARTLGVHFERFDMSEYMEKHAVSRLIGAPPGYVGYEEGGLLTEAIRKHPYTVLLLDEIEKAHPDLINILLQVMDNATLTDNNGNIADFKHVILIMTSNVGATEANIMGFKKESVSKFDEALKQYFTPEFRNRLDAIIRFKPLSIEIVEGIVDKFIDELNMQLDNKGILLTLTKSARQYLAKKGYSEELGARPLARVIAQEIKTPLTNEILFGKLRHGGKVKVDAKKEQIVFDIQ; encoded by the coding sequence ATGATAAGTAATCAACTCAATACAATTTTTAAAGAAGCGGTGCGATTTGCTAAGAGGCATCGACATGAATATCTTACTGTAGAGCATGTTTTTTTAGCACTCCTTAATAGTCGCGAAGGTGAAGCGATTCTCAAAGAGGCTGGTGCAGATGTTATTACACTTAAGAAAAAACTCATCCAGCATCTTGAAAATACGCTCAAACCCTTACCAGAAAATGTGGTACGTGAGCCTTTTGAGACTGTAGCGCTTTCGCGTGTCATAGAAAATATGATACGCCATATCCAGAGTGCTGAGAAAAAAGAGGCTACTGTAGGAGATCTCTTAGCAGCTCTTTTTGATGAAGAGCATAGCTATAGTGTCTATCTTCTCAAAGAGCAGGGTATTAGTAAGCTCGATATTTTAGAGATCATCTCTCATCATCCAGAGATTTCTGAACCGAAAAAAGAGACTAAAAAAGATGAAGATTCATATTTAGCGAAGTTTACGCTTGATCTCATAGAAGAGGCCAAAGAGGGTAAAATCGATCCTGTCATTGGACGCGAAAAAGAGATTGAGCGCGTTATGCAGATCCTTTGTCGTCGCAAGAAAAATAATCCTTTGCTTGTAGGTGAGCCAGGAGTTGGTAAAACCGCTATTGCCGAGGGGCTTGCTCTAAAGATTGCGGAGGATAGTGTGCCAGATATTCTCCAAGGCTCAAAACTCTATTCGCTTGATATGGGAGCACTGCTTGCAGGGACAAAATATCGAGGAGATTTTGAAAAAAGGCTCAAAGGAGTGGTAGAGGAGCTCAAAGCTATTCCTAAAGCTATTCTTTTTATTGATGAGATCCATACAATTGTAGGAGCTGGTGCGACACAAGGTGGTAGCATGGATGCATCGAATATGCTTAAACCTGCCCTTGCAAGTGGTGCAATTCGATGTATTGGTGCTACAACTTATAGTGAGTTTCGCAACTTTTTAGAAAAAGATAGAGCATTGAGCCGCCGTTTTGCCAAAGTGGATGTGAAAGAGCCAGATCTTGAAACAACCTTTAAGATCCTCAAAGGACTTAAAGATAAATATGAAAAACATCATAAAGTCAAATATCATATCAATGCTTTGCGCAGCGCAGTGGAGTTGAGTGATAAATACATCAATGACAGGCAGCTTCCGGATAAAGCTATCGATTTGATTGATGAGGTTGGTGCAAGTTTTCATTTGCGCAAAAAAAGAAGAAGCGTTGTGACAGTCAACGATATTGAAGATACGATAGCTAAAATGGTGGGACTACCGCCACAAAGAGTTACTAGCGATGATCTAGAGATTTTGAAAAATCTTGAGGAGCGTCTCAAAACTCGTGTTCTTGGACAAGAAGAGGCGGTTGATTCAGTGGCGATGGCAATTAAGAGAAGTCGTGCTGGGCTCAATCCACCAAATAAGCCGATAGGATCTTTTCTTTTTGTAGGACCAACAGGAGTAGGAAAAACAGAGCTTGCAAAAGAGCTTGCCCGCACACTTGGAGTACATTTTGAGCGATTTGATATGAGTGAATATATGGAAAAACATGCTGTATCACGTCTTATTGGCGCACCTCCAGGCTATGTAGGATATGAAGAGGGAGGACTCTTAACTGAAGCGATTCGTAAGCATCCTTATACAGTGTTGCTGCTTGATGAGATAGAAAAAGCACATCCAGATCTCATCAATATTTTGCTGCAGGTTATGGATAATGCGACTTTGACAGATAATAATGGAAACATTGCTGATTTTAAACATGTAATACTTATTATGACATCAAATGTAGGTGCTACTGAAGCAAATATTATGGGATTTAAAAAAGAGTCAGTGAGTAAATTTGATGAGGCGTTGAAGCAGTACTTTACACCAGAGTTTCGTAATCGCCTCGATGCAATTATTCGCTTTAAACCACTTAGTATTGAAATTGTGGAAGGGATTGTAGATAAGTTCATAGATGAACTCAATATGCAGCTTGATAACAAGGGTATTTTGCTTACACTCACAAAGAGTGCGCGTCAGTATCTCGCTAAAAAAGGATATAGCGAGGAGCTCGGTGCAAGGCCTCTTGCAAGAGTAATAGCACAAGAGATAAAAACGCCACTTACAAATGAGATTCTCTTTGGAAAACTAAGACATGGTGGTAAGGTAAAAGTTGATGCGAAAAAAGAGCAGATAGTTTTTGATATTCAATGA
- the clpS gene encoding ATP-dependent Clp protease adapter ClpS: MATKVESQESTALQEPKLYKVFLLNDDYTTMDFVVDVLCEVFHKSYEEAVNIMLKIHKEGKGLCGVYTYEIAETKVDQVHRLARAHEFPLKAVMEEE; encoded by the coding sequence GTGGCGACAAAGGTTGAATCGCAAGAGAGTACGGCTCTGCAAGAGCCAAAACTGTATAAAGTATTCTTATTAAATGATGATTATACAACTATGGATTTTGTTGTGGATGTACTTTGTGAAGTTTTTCATAAAAGCTATGAAGAAGCAGTCAATATTATGCTAAAAATACATAAAGAGGGCAAAGGCCTGTGCGGTGTCTATACATATGAAATAGCCGAGACAAAGGTAGATCAAGTGCACCGCCTGGCACGTGCCCATGAGTTTCCGCTTAAAGCGGTTATGGAGGAAGAATAA
- the bioD gene encoding dethiobiotin synthase — protein MKIFITATDTGVGKTYTLLKLLQLSKEFGLRAAAFKPIETGVTRSPEDGSKLLRKSQEINPNLKNLTIDDIVPYRFELPAAPYVAKKGESIDLDLIEEKIEKIYAHCDILFIEGAGGLMVPIKKDFFMIDLIQKLHIPALLVTPSKLGCINQTLLSLEALRKRAIPHQWFINLFEDKESFYEVTYPFYKDYFDEVPLDLRSILHRYTHAYMA, from the coding sequence ATGAAAATTTTTATCACCGCTACCGATACAGGTGTAGGCAAAACCTATACTCTTCTCAAACTCTTACAATTATCAAAAGAGTTCGGTCTTAGAGCCGCAGCTTTCAAACCTATAGAAACGGGGGTTACGCGCAGTCCTGAAGATGGTAGCAAACTTTTAAGAAAAAGTCAAGAAATAAATCCAAACTTAAAGAATTTAACCATAGATGATATTGTGCCATACAGATTTGAACTGCCTGCAGCCCCCTATGTAGCTAAAAAAGGAGAGAGCATAGATTTGGATCTCATTGAAGAGAAAATAGAAAAAATCTATGCACATTGTGATATTCTTTTCATTGAGGGTGCAGGGGGATTAATGGTACCTATTAAAAAAGATTTTTTTATGATTGACCTCATTCAAAAGCTACATATCCCCGCTTTACTTGTCACACCCTCTAAGCTTGGCTGCATCAATCAGACACTTTTAAGTCTAGAGGCACTGCGCAAAAGAGCCATACCTCATCAATGGTTTATAAATCTCTTTGAAGACAAAGAGAGTTTTTATGAAGTAACTTATCCTTTTTATAAAGACTATTTCGATGAAGTGCCTCTTGATCTGCGATCAATACTCCACCGTTACACGCACGCGTATATGGCGTAG
- a CDS encoding glycine zipper 2TM domain-containing protein: MKKIALLLSMALVGSLYAEVITFTKRVPVYKSVEVSRHVTRRVPYEECWEEEVPVYENSNDETVGAIIGGAAGGVLGHQIGGGSGKTAATVGGAIIGTLIGKNLANKGSHRDYRVVRRCRTRYKETGERIIEYKNYAKVMGHQIVRYSDRPLRHIRVRVTVEY, encoded by the coding sequence ATGAAAAAAATAGCGCTACTACTAAGTATGGCTCTTGTAGGATCTTTGTATGCTGAAGTGATAACCTTTACAAAAAGAGTACCAGTATATAAAAGCGTAGAGGTAAGCCGTCATGTGACACGCAGAGTCCCTTATGAGGAGTGTTGGGAAGAGGAGGTTCCTGTATATGAAAATAGTAATGATGAGACTGTAGGAGCGATTATTGGTGGAGCTGCTGGGGGTGTCCTTGGCCATCAAATAGGTGGGGGAAGTGGAAAAACAGCAGCCACTGTAGGAGGAGCGATTATAGGTACATTAATTGGTAAAAATCTCGCAAATAAAGGTTCACATCGCGACTATAGAGTAGTAAGAAGGTGTCGTACTCGCTATAAAGAGACGGGTGAGCGCATTATAGAGTATAAAAACTATGCTAAGGTGATGGGACATCAAATTGTACGCTATAGCGATAGACCACTACGCCATATACGCGTGCGTGTAACGGTGGAGTATTGA